Within the Deltaproteobacteria bacterium genome, the region AAAGACTCCGGCAAGATCATCGTTGCGGCGATTGTCGGCATCGAAGAAAAGATCGAGCGGCTGCAGCGCCACGGCGTGGCGCTCGAACGAATTGTCAACCTGCAGTAATGGAAAGCCCCGTCGATATTTCCTTGCTGTTGCCAACGCGCGGCCGGCCCGAGCTGCTGCGCCGATTGTTCAACAGTGTGGCGGTGACCACCGCTGCTATCGATCGCCTGGAGCTCGTGCTCTATATCGACGAAGACGATGCGCCGACGCAGGACCTGTCCCATGACGGGTTGCCGATCGTTCGCTTGATCAAGCCGGCGCAGCAGACCATGGGCCGGATGAATCAGGCCTGCTACGAAGCGAGCCGCGGCCGCTTTGTCATGCTCATGAACGACGACGTGGTATTTCGCACCCCGGGTTGGGACCGGCACCTGGTGGCGAGTTTTCAGCAGTTCGGCGACGAGATTGCGTTGGTTTACGGAAACGATCTCTATCAACGGCAAGCGCTGCCGACGATGCCTGTCTTATCACGGGTGTGCTGCGAGCTCTTGGATGGCATTTGCCCGCGCAGCTACCGCAGGACTTACATCGATCTACATATCTATGACTTATTCAAGAAACTTGCCAAGCTGGGTCCACAGCGCATCGTTTACCACGACGACGTGATCTTCGAGCATATGCACCACGAGACCGGCAAGGCGGCGCTGGATGCAACCTATGTGAAAAACAGCGAGGGCGAAGACGATAAGCGGTTTATCAGCCTCGAAGACGAGCGCTGGAATCAAGCGAAGATGCTCAAACGACATATCGAGTCACGGGCTGCAAAAGCGTCCCCCTCCGGCGCCGACCGGCGGGTGGGGCGGTTCTTCAAGCAGTTCTTTTCCTCCGGCAAGCGCGACACGTGATCGACTAGCGAACGCTTATCTTCATCTCCGGCAACCGGATCGCCGCTGCAACCAGACTCATGGCCCGTATCTTGGTCGAAGGCAGGGTTCTCGCGCACGCCCAGACGAGCGGCGTCGAGCGCTACGTCGCCGAGGTGAGCCGGCGGTTGCCGCTGGCTGGTTCGATGCACCGGTTCGAGATCGCCCGTCCGCTCTCTCAAGGGATGTTGAGCCAGCACCTTTGGCTGCATTTTTCTCTGCCGCAGCGCTGCGCTGCGGGTGGCTACGACGTCCTTTTCTGTCCGGCGAATATTGCGCCGCTACTAAAACCAGCAGCGGCAAGGCTGGTGCTCACGGTGCATGGGATCGCCTATCGCTTCTCGCCGGAGTCCTATTCCACGAGCTTTTGTCGCTATTACTCATGGTTGGTGCCGCGCTCGCTGAAAAACGCCGACGCGGTCGTGGCCGTTTCTGCCGCCGAAAAAAAAAGTATTCTGAACGAGTACCCCTGGGTGGCGCCGGAGAAGATTCACGTCATCGCCGGCGGCCTCGACCACAGCGTCTTCAACCTCGACAGCAAGGGGGCGGCGCAGGAGATCCTAAAACAGCGCTACGGTATTAGAGGTGAATTCATTCTCGGCGTCGGCTCGTTCAAGCCGGTGAAGAATTTCGCCGGACTGATCGAGGCCTATCGAGCGATCCGCAATCGTATCAGCGCTCAGCTGGTGTTGGTGGGCGGGACGCCGGCCCATGGGCTGAGCGAAAGCGCAGGCATCACCGCGCTTGGTCATATCGAGGCGGATCTGCGCTATTTTTATCAGGCAGCAAAGATGCTGGTATTCCCGTCGCGCTACGAAGGTTTCGGCCTGCCGCCTTTGGAGGCGATGGCGTGCGGCTGCCCGGTGATCGTGTCAAAGGCCGGCGCTTTGCCGGAAGTTTGCGGCGACGCCGCCGTTTACGTGGATGCCGAGGATACCCAGAGCATGGCTGCGGCGATCGTCGAGATGGCTGCCAGAGAAGAATTGCGCGACGAACATATCGCCCGTGGTTCGCGCCGGGCGAAGGATTTCAGCTGGGAGAAAACCGCCGCCGAGACGATAAAAATCTTCGATCAACTCTGCGTGCGATAGGCGATGTATCGGATCAACGGCAAAGCGCTGCTACGCGACAACCGCGGTCTTTCGGCGGCGCAGTTCGCAACCGC harbors:
- a CDS encoding glycosyltransferase family 4 protein, producing MARILVEGRVLAHAQTSGVERYVAEVSRRLPLAGSMHRFEIARPLSQGMLSQHLWLHFSLPQRCAAGGYDVLFCPANIAPLLKPAAARLVLTVHGIAYRFSPESYSTSFCRYYSWLVPRSLKNADAVVAVSAAEKKSILNEYPWVAPEKIHVIAGGLDHSVFNLDSKGAAQEILKQRYGIRGEFILGVGSFKPVKNFAGLIEAYRAIRNRISAQLVLVGGTPAHGLSESAGITALGHIEADLRYFYQAAKMLVFPSRYEGFGLPPLEAMACGCPVIVSKAGALPEVCGDAAVYVDAEDTQSMAAAIVEMAAREELRDEHIARGSRRAKDFSWEKTAAETIKIFDQLCVR